The following are from one region of the Nicotiana tomentosiformis chromosome 7, ASM39032v3, whole genome shotgun sequence genome:
- the LOC117276196 gene encoding protein PLASTID MOVEMENT IMPAIRED 1-RELATED 1-like — MMWKVDSKKKIGANSGKEKLLNDIEAINKALYLDKTHLLDSKSKNKGNNKDSIEKESKKSIWSWKGLKSLAARNKKFNCCFSVHRKRRDGELTTRPVVVSQGVAEFEEQLTHTCSISGGKNGPNQSAKYEAKHFLLYASIYGTPELDLGKHRVDLTRLLPLSLDELEENSSGKWTTSFRLAGKAKGAILYVSFEYHIVRNTFTVPTNRLLNEGKNLRRNSENAAKLLAQCEQCDELSTIRRTGSLPARSSTSQRSAENIKDLHEVLPVPSSEVSVSVNVLYQKLEEEKVEASVDCKPQIDVFYNDVETIKHDLALSSEPEKGNVENGGGISEVSIREQGVEVASNEWEGKEEDTMKTGDSPLEENVVEPEIEDLSQLAPFAKEVDTENEELSVSPCNFETDESANETIMKEVESALKRVSDLANEGLDSQEDEHEAINHDGDLDESLSLDYVAESVASDFLDMLGIEHSPFAPSSKSEPDSPREGLLRQFEKDTLASGCSLFNLDMDVDHQEFGCDDPSGPDWRSISEDFDYSSNMEMPKIEIEATNNKTRATMLEDLETEALMREWGLNERAFQYSPPKSSSGFGSPIDAPLEEDPYQLPPLAEGLGPFIKTKNGGLLRSMNPTLFKNSKSRGSLIMQVSSPVVVPAEMGSGIMDILQHLASIGIEKLSMQASKLMPLEDITGQTMQHIAWETAPSLDGTVRQDLLQQELEFGQNMAGTQSKKCKRHRPKSSKLESNSVGVDRDSEYVSIKDLAPLAMDKIEALSIEGLKIQSGMSDEGAQSIGQFSAIEGKKVNFGGAVGLEGTGGLRLLDVKDNGGDEVDGLMGLSLTLEEWMRLDSGEIDDADEISERTSKLLAAHHAICTDMFRGRSKGEKRRGKGKKCGLLGNNLTVVLMVQLRDPLRNYEPVGTPMLALVQVERVFVTPKSKIYRTLSEVSYSNEDDDDDEYKPPKTDSVGEVKEVNIPEEEQIPQCKFTEVHVAGLKTEKGKKKLWGSSTQQQSGSRWLLANGMGKKNKHPLLKSKASNKSSTPAAASATTTTTTTTVQPGETLWSISSRVHGTGAKWKELAALNPHIRNPNVIFPFFLMKKLD, encoded by the exons ATGATGTGGAAAGTGGATTCTAAGAAGAAAATTGGTGCAAATTCTGGAAAGGAGAAATTGTTGAATGATATTGAAGCTATAAATAAAGCTCTATATTTGGATAAAACCCATTTATTGGATTCAAAATCGAAGAATAAAGGAAATAATAAAGATTCAATAGAGAAGGAGAGTAAGAAATCTATTTGGAGTTGGAAGGGCCTAAAATCATTGGCTGCTAGAAACAAAAAGTTTAATTGTTGTTTTTCTGTGCATCGGAAGAGGAGAGATGGCGAGTTGACGACTCGTCCAGTTGTGGTTTCTCAAGGGGTAGCTGAGTTTGAGGAACAGTTGACTCATACTTGTTCTATATCTGGTGGCAAAAATGGCCCCAATCAATCAGCAAAGTACGAGGCGAAACATTTCTTGTTGTATGCTTCGATATATGGTACTCCCGAGCTTGATTTGGGGAAGCATCGGGTTGATCTTACCAGGTTGCTTCCTCTTTCATTAGATGAATTGGAGGAGAATAGCTCGGGGAAGTGGACGACTAGTTTCAGGTTAGCAGGTAAGGCTAAAGGAGCAATCTTGTATGTCAGTTTTGAGTATCACATAGTTAGGAACACTTTCACGGTTCCCACTAACAGGCTTCTTAACGAGGGGAAGAACTTGAGGCGCAATAgtgaaaatgcagcaaaactttTGGCACAATGTGAGCAATGTGATGAGCTGAGTACGATAAGACGAACAGGAAGCCTTCCTGCTCGATCTTCTACTTCACAGCGTTCCGCTGAGAATATAAAAGATCTTCATGAGGTTTTACCAGTTCCGTCATCTGAAGTGTCCGTATCTGTAAATGTGCTGTATCAGAAACTTGAGGAAGAGAAAGTGGAAGCTTCAGTTGATTGCAAACCACAGATTGATGTTTTCTATAATGATGTTGAGACCATAAAACATGACTTAGCCTTGTCATCAGAGCCCGAGAAGGGAAATGTTGAAAATGGGGGTGGCATAAGTGAGGTTTCTATAAGAGAGCAAGGTGTAGAAGTTGCCTCAAACGAATGGGAGGGAAAAGAAGAAGATACCATGAAAACTGGTGATAGTCCTTTGGAAGAGAATGTTGTTGAACCTGAGATTGAAGACCTTTCTCAGCTTGCACCGTTTGCCAAGGAAGTCGACACTGAGAATGAAGAACTTTCAGTGAGTCCCTGCAATTTCGAGACAGATGAATCTGCCAACGagacaatcatgaaagaagtggagtCTGCATTAAAGCGTGTGTCGGACTTGGCAAATGAGGGATTAGACTCTCAAGAAGATGAACATGAAGCTATAAATCATGATGGAGACTTGGACGAATCCCTAAGCTTGGATTATGTTGCCGAATCTGTGGCTAGTGATTTTCTGGATATGCTAGGGATAGAGCATAGTCCATTTGCCCCAAGTTCTAAGAGTGAGCCTGATTCTCCAAGGGAAGGATTGTTGAGGCAATTTGAGAAGGACACTCTGGCGAGTGGGTGTTCCTTGTTTAACCTTGATATGGATGTTGATCACCAAGAATTTGGTTGTGACGATCCTAGTGGACCTGATTGGAGGAGCATTTCCGAGGATTTTGACTATTCATCTAATATGGAGATGCCCAAGATAGAAATTGAAGCAACTAATAACAAAACAAGGGCCACCATGTTGGAGGACTTGGAGACAGAGGCTTTGATGCGCGAATGGGGCTTGAACGAGAGGGCGTTTCAATATTCCCCTCCTAAGAGCTCAAGCGGATTTGGGAGTCCAATTGATGCTCCTCTTGAGGAAGACCCTTACCAATTGCCTCCTCTTGCAGAAGGCTTAGGACCCTTCATTAAGACTAAAAATGGAGGATTGTTAAGGTCGATGAACCCTACACTTTTCAAGAATTCCAAGAGTAGAGGGAGTTTGATAATGCAGGTATCGAGTCCAGTAGTGGTTCCTGCAGAAATGGGATCTGGTATAATGGACATACTGCAGCATTTAGCCTCCATTGGAATTGAAAAGCTATCTATGCAAGCAAGTAAACTTATGCCTTTGGAAGATATAACTGGACAGACAATGCAACATATAGCCTGGGAAACTGCACCAAGCTTAGAtggaactgtgag ACAAGATTTGTTGCAGCAAGAGCTTGAGTTTGGACAAAATATGGCTGGTACTCAAAGTAAAAAGTGTAAACGGCACAGACCAAAGTCCAGTAAGTTGGAGTCAAATTCTGTTGGCGTGGACAGGGACTCGGAATATGTATCAATAAAGGACCTCGCTCCATTGGCGATGGATAAAATTGAAGCCCTTTCAATTGAGGGTTTGAAAATACAGTCAGGGATGTCAGATGAGGGCGCACAATCCATTGGTCAGTTTTCAGCCATTGAGGGAAAGAAGGTCAACTTTGGAGGAGCTGTAGGTTTGGAAGGAACAGGTGGATTGCGGCTACTGGACGTTAAAGACAACGGTGGTGATGAAGTTGACGGGCTTATGGGTTTATCTCTCACACTTGAAGAATGGATGAGGTTGGACTCGGGAGAAATTGACGATGCAGATGAAATCAGCGAGCGTACCTCCAAACTGCTCGcagcccatcatgctatctgcaCTGACATGTTTCGTGGCAGGTCGAAGGGAGAGAAGAGACGTGGCAAGGGTAAGAAATGTGGATTGTTGGGAAACAACCTCACGGTGGTACTAATGGTGCAGCTTCGTGATCCTTTAAGGAACTACGAGCCAGTTGGTACACCTATGCTTGCTCTTGTTCAGGTGGAGAGAGTGTTTGTAACACCTAAATCTAAGATATACCGCACACTTTCTGAAGTTAGTTACAGCAATGAAGACGACGACGATGATGAATACAAACCTCCCAAAACGGACTCTGTGGGGGAGGTCAAAGAAGTTAACATTCCTGAGGAAGAACAAATTCCTCAGTGCAAATTCACTGAAGTGCATGTTGCTGGTTTAAAGACAGAGAAAGGTAAAAAGAAATTATGGGGTTCGTCAACTCAACAACAGTCTGGATCTCGTTGGTTGCTTGCGAATGGAATGGGAAAGAAGAATAAGCATCCATTACTGAAGTCTAAAGCTAGTAACAAATCCTCTACACCAGCTGCTGCTTCGGCgacaactactactactactactacagtGCAGCCTGGTGAAACATTATGGAGTATATCTTCACGGGTCCATGGTACAGGAGCTAAATGGAAGGAATTGGCTGCATTAAATCCACATATCAGAAATCCAAATGTTATTTTTCCATTTTTCCTAATGAAAAAATTAGATTGA